Genomic segment of Hylaeus volcanicus isolate JK05 chromosome 6, UHH_iyHylVolc1.0_haploid, whole genome shotgun sequence:
cAGAAATTAATGGTGAGATTTTAAGAAAAGTAGTAAATCGCTGGTCagattttgaataattattcgaaattatttttttatagtggAATAAGAATTGAATAAGATTAACATTCGATACATTGgtagcaaaatattttaaaaatcgtgATACACATTTCTGATAAGAAAACTTTTCATATTTCggtaacaacaaaattattcgttgCCCAATTGTtcatcaaataattatttcgtaagCTTACGTACGCCAAACAATGTTTTATGAAAGGACATAACGTTCTACATTTAGTacacatttaaatataagcttataattttgtaaaaacagtAAATAGAACGTTCCCTATAAATAtaccaataataatttatgcaaatataattAGGGAATTTGCGTGCCAAGAATCACTGCGATATAATTCCGTTTAGAATCTCATTCATAAGGATCTgaatcttcaaaatatttaagttCCTGAAAGGTGCctaaatgttaatattaaaaaacccTGAAACTTAATCAGCTTTATCAAACTACAACGATTGCtcctaattttcatttcattaaaaataatgtaattgcAACATCACAGTAAATCAAGAGTTCACAGTTGTATAGATTGAttcctgtctaagaggcgcTATCTCAAGACCTTAGATGTCTCTTAGGCGTCGACGAGTCTGATCGATATCCACTCCAAGCTCGAGAGTAGTGCTTGCGAGCACCTTCCGAGGTGGGGGTAACCAAGCGTCTCTTAAGCAGAGAACCATCGCGCCTCTTAGGCAGGATTCACCGTATTCGAAGACTCAGCGACACACCGAAAATTCGGTTTActaaaatttgatttgtttGGGTTTTCCAGTCGCCACGGTCGGCTTTGTCGACGAAAAAGGAAACATTCCTCGatgaaaaaggaaacattttACACACGTTCCTCTGGAGAAATCGTGTCAGGCGCGAAAGGGTCAAGCTACCTCTCAAGATAAGCTTCAAGCTTTCCAAACAACTTTCAAATAGTCCCAGCTGTTCATTTCACTCTATATTCATTTCACCCCTATGTGTTCTCGCAGACTACTATTCTCTTCAAGCACTTGTTAAAAGAAGACCACGAAGAAAGCGGACACTTTCGTTCTGGCCACACTGCACAACACTATGGACTTCCTGTATCGTGGTGAAGGGAGTCACTGTCACTTTCGAGATAAGTTACGTAGCTATCGGTGCTGTCAGGATGCTGACCCATGTCCGGACCACCGCTGCCAGGATGATGAGGACCGGGCGGTGGCAGAGGACCGCCACCCCCGCCGCCTCCACCGTCGTTCATGGGTCCGCCGAGCATGCCTGGAGGTGGCAATTGAGGTGGTCCACCGTGGAGATCGTAGCCGTGCATCTGAAAGAGGATTATCGAATCGTTAATTTAACTTGTTCGTTGCTTATGGTGTCTATAATATAGGATTgatccaaaaatgttggaggtccttgaagggggtggttcggaaggtgatttgaaacaactttttccttagcgaaaatgttgtacgtgGATTctttaaggagatattaacagaaaacttCGAGCAATCAGAGCGCGGCTGTCTAGTGAGTAGCCTACGCACTGCGGCTGACTACTAGTGTGTAACCTACGCTATCGCGGCTACTAAGCGCGTAGCCAATGTGCTACtgcggccgctcagcgcgtagcctactcactgcggctgtctagcgcgtagcctatgcTACTGCGACCGCTCAGAGAGCGTAGCCTATGCTAATGCGGCCGCTCAGAGCGTAGCTTATGCTACTTCAGCCatctagcgcgtagcctatgcTACTGCGGCCGCCCAGCGCGTAGTTTACGCTCCATGAGCGCTCTGATTGTTTGGAGGTTTCTGTttatatctccttaacgaaacctcggacaacattttcgctaaggaaaaagttgtttcaaatcacctcccgaataaCTTCTTTCAAGGACCTTCACCAACTTTCTTGGAACATcttgtaaattgaaataacacTGATACATTGTTAGTTGTACACGTAGCTTGGCTTTCTGATTCTTACACTGATCTTTTCACACTCTGATTCCAAAATTCTTGCATTCTTACAGCCTCCCTTTAACTTGATACACATCTAGCGTCTTTCATCTAAATATTCACTGGGTCTCATGCGTTTTCTTCAAGGTACACTTGAAAGTATCGTGCGGTCCAAACAGGCTTCTCTTACACCTCaaattctctctctctctctctctctctcatatTCTATACTTATTTACTTCACTTAAATGCAACCacacaataaataatcaagTGGCGTTGATTACCTGTGACACCAAGTGGTGGAACGATGGGGTGTTGGGGTCTAGCCTGTCTAAGTCGGTATGAAGAGCGAAGTCCGAAAGAGCCTTCCACGGTGGTTGATAAGCTTGCACCTCCAGTGGCGTCATTCCTATGGAACTTTCGTGTCTCACGGGACTGCTGGCCACCATTGGAATTCCGTGCATTCCTCCGAAGCCCAGTTTACGACCGTCCTGCAACAGACAGGGTCTCGATTCATGGAATTGTTCTCGAAATTACGTTTTATTGTACTGTAACTGGGGTGAGTAATGGGATTAATTTATGGGGCAGTGTCGGGTATGATCGTGGACTGTTCATCGTTTTATAGGGACTTGAGGATCCCAGGGTTCGGATATTGCAGGAGTCTCAGAATTTAGAGATGTTGTGGGTCAGCGATACTAGGAACTAGAGATCTCAGGTTCTAGAAACCTCAAGGGTTAGGGATTCTAGCATCTGCAGATTACAGGACTTTGGGTACTAGGTTCTAGAGATCTCAGAGTTTACGGATTCTAACATCTGCAGATTCTAAGACTCAGAGGTACTACGACTTAGAAATCTTGGATTTATAGAGATCTCAGAGCTTAAGGATTCTAACATCTGTAAATTCCAGGACTCAGAGATTCCAAGATACAGAGATGACACGGATTAAACACCTCAGGATCGAAGAAACTTAGAACTGAAGTTACCATCACACCATAGAATAAACATAATTCCAAAAGTTAAGTATCTCCAGACACTTCAAGCCTCAAGTTAAGCATCCCAAGGCACTTCAAGCTTCAAATTTAGGGTCAGGTTGTTCCCTAGACCTTAACACTTATGGATTCAAACATCTGTAGACTCCAGAACTCAGAGATTCTAAGATACAGAGATTACACGGATTAGGGATCTCAGGATTGAAGAAACTTAGAATCTGGAGTTACCATGACACCATAAAATCAACATAATTCCAAAAATCAAGCATCTTAAGACACTCCAAGCTTCAATTTAAGCATCTCAAGGCACTTCAAGCTCCAATTGAAACATCTCAAGGGACCTCAAGCCTGAAGTTTGGCACCCCTACCCACCTTTTCCTGCATCTGTTGCTTCATGGCGATGGTCTTCTTCTTGTCCTTGCACCGTTTGTTCTGGAACCATACCCTGATTACGCGCGGACTTAGGCCCGTCATCTCCACCAGCTGCTCCTTCATAAGTGCGTCGGGTCGCGGATTTGCTGCGTAACAAGTTCTCAGAGTGTGAAGCTGTTTCTCGTTCAGCACTGTGCGAACTCTGGTCGGCTTTCCGTCAGAACCGCCGCTGCTTTTATGGCTGCCCGTTCCTCGATTGCCTCCCACGCTGGCTTTGTGTGATCCGCTCTCGGACCCCGAATCTGCGAACACGTCGATTAAATCACGATTAAACGTTGAAGTTTTAATGGACGAATAGTGATTGATGGAGTACGATTACTGTGACCTTAATTGCTATGATTTCGATTGTTGCAGAAAGCTTGACAAGTGGAGAGGATGATCTATTAGAGTGGAGGAGTAATGGGGATGTgatttggggggggggggcttcTATTCATTGGTTATAGTGATTACATATGTTTTGTTCGTGATTCTAGAATGTGGAGACTTCAGGACTCAGAAGTATTAGGATTTGGAAATTTTAGGTTATAGAGACCTCAAGATTTAGGGATTTTAGGTCGTAGAGACCTCAAGATT
This window contains:
- the LOC128878174 gene encoding insulin gene enhancer protein ISL-1 isoform X2, with product MEIGGAAMQRLGTAGGPGPLSLQGPPRSVKISPVNIQDEPGDLTSQKSTTSHCVGCGGRIHDQWILRVAPNLEWHAACLKCAECQQFLDEHCTCFVRDGKTYCKRDYVRLFGTKCDKCSECFSKDDYVMRAKSKIYHIKCFRCSACMRQLVPGDEFALRQDGLFCRHDHDVLEGGKLCSGAAGVPGNENNNNASLMNNNHHLHPNDGSISDSGSESGSHKASVGGNRGTGSHKSSGGSDGKPTRVRTVLNEKQLHTLRTCYAANPRPDALMKEQLVEMTGLSPRVIRVWFQNKRCKDKKKTIAMKQQMQEKDGRKLGFGGMHGIPMVASSPVRHESSIGMTPLEVQAYQPPWKALSDFALHTDLDRLDPNTPSFHHLVSQMHGYDLHGGPPQLPPPGMLGGPMNDGGGGGGGGPLPPPGPHHPGSGGPDMGQHPDSTDSYVTYLESDSDSLHHDTGSP
- the LOC128878174 gene encoding insulin gene enhancer protein ISL-1 isoform X3 is translated as MNPQLSFQKKLSIIESTTSHCVGCGGRIHDQWILRVAPNLEWHAACLKCAECQQFLDEHCTCFVRDGKTYCKRDYVRLFGTKCDKCSECFSKDDYVMRAKSKIYHIKCFRCSACMRQLVPGDEFALRQDGLFCRHDHDVLEGGKLCSGAAGVPGNENNNNASLMNNNHHLHPNDGSISDSGSESGSHKASVGGNRGTGSHKSSGGSDGKPTRVRTVLNEKQLHTLRTCYAANPRPDALMKEQLVEMTGLSPRVIRVWFQNKRCKDKKKTIAMKQQMQEKDGRKLGFGGMHGIPMVASSPVRHESSIGMTPLEVQAYQPPWKALSDFALHTDLDRLDPNTPSFHHLVSQMHGYDLHGGPPQLPPPGMLGGPMNDGGGGGGGGPLPPPGPHHPGSGGPDMGQHPDSTDSYVTYLESDSDSLHHDTGSP
- the LOC128878174 gene encoding insulin gene enhancer protein ISL-1 isoform X1: MIDYAPLHTSARRTHVEPVFSDATVQLCKLIVNMERIDFIFMEEKLHFRESTTSHCVGCGGRIHDQWILRVAPNLEWHAACLKCAECQQFLDEHCTCFVRDGKTYCKRDYVRLFGTKCDKCSECFSKDDYVMRAKSKIYHIKCFRCSACMRQLVPGDEFALRQDGLFCRHDHDVLEGGKLCSGAAGVPGNENNNNASLMNNNHHLHPNDGSISDSGSESGSHKASVGGNRGTGSHKSSGGSDGKPTRVRTVLNEKQLHTLRTCYAANPRPDALMKEQLVEMTGLSPRVIRVWFQNKRCKDKKKTIAMKQQMQEKDGRKLGFGGMHGIPMVASSPVRHESSIGMTPLEVQAYQPPWKALSDFALHTDLDRLDPNTPSFHHLVSQMHGYDLHGGPPQLPPPGMLGGPMNDGGGGGGGGPLPPPGPHHPGSGGPDMGQHPDSTDSYVTYLESDSDSLHHDTGSP